The stretch of DNA CATATCGACACTGTacagttaaaaatattgctGCAATTCTTAACTTAAgcgaataatattttctaaccAATCTTCGTAATTCAAATAGCCTCGAGATGGCCTACCAATTAAATTACACTAAAAAGCGAATCGTAACCCATGTCACTAATGTATAAAACATGGGCAAAAACAAACAAGTGGACATTCCAGTTTTATTATCGAACCATTCATTTTAACGCATTCGCCATCACGCAGGCGCGCCGCATGCCGACGCGGCGGCCATTGTGCGTTTCGCGccattatttaatgttaaataacatactattaATATCTTTAGTGTTAAAGACCTTTTGTCATCTATATGGTGTATCTTGTGGTGTTAAATGTGAATTTATGttgttttagatatattttttaacagttCTATATTGAATGAGAGCAACGTTAccgcaatatttaataaacaatcccaattgTTTTTCCGATCTATTgcaaaaatggatcaatcagactTTTTTATGACATGCAAATGACTTTTTTCAATTGGTTTATTCTCAAAATGGGTTCGAAAATCaagattttaattgtttattgtaaagaGCCGTTATTAAAAACAGCTAAAGGGTTACAAAATGTATACCTAAACAACAGTCTGTGTAAATAGTAATGATATGCCTATGTATATCGACCTCCAAGCAGTATCATGTAAGTTCTGCCTTCCGATATGAAGAATACCTTCACCCGAGAATCTGATTACTATACATTATGAGACTTGACATAATTTCTCAGTGTGGCAAACGAAGTCCAGCATGACGAGGTGCTTTGTAACCCAAAGTTCAAAGTAATCTTATTAATAATTGACAGTCGCGATGCTTGTTACCAAGCAAGTGAAGCTCGTGTTCATTTGCAtacaaaatctattataataaaaatgctcAAGCACTCTgaacataatatcaatttatattaaaaagataatgattttttttagtgcATACAACATGCACTTAGGGTTTATTTTCTATTGGGGAAAAGGCAACGCATGAACGCGCTGTTAAAATATTCCCCTTAAGTCTTGTAGACGAAGTATAATGcacagtttatattttatgaaatacaaaCTTGATATTTACGAGCTTCCATGCATTCTATTACTACTACTGTTTGTACGTTTTGATTAAAATCAGAAGGCAGTaaccgtaaaaaaatatatttaacaggaAAAATCTTTACATTGCactggaaataaatattttggcatAAAAAGGGCGATATAGCAATGCATAAACACATTATTGCAAATCTATTTGAAGCTAAAATATCGTACAAGTATTCACTTGTAGTGGAGACCTGTAGCTTTTCGCATACTAATAATTTTTAGTGATGCTCACAACTCATAAACtcaataatagatggcgctgcaCCATAtcgcaataataattattgtaaaacaacCTATTCTACATTGCATAAAATACTTAGAACTAAGCTTAGCAATAACAAGACAGGTATCTGATGATGGATTAACAATAACACTTGCCAGACACAATCTAGAACTAGTTATCGTAAGCAAAAAGTGGGTTCCATCCAACAATGGTGCAATTTTACCTCCATCTAGATTTAGATACCGGTTTGTTACCTAATCGTTACCCGCATGCGAGCCGAGGGCGTCACTTATTGTCTCTTCGATGTGTAGTAAAGGCAAAGGAATCTTAAACATACAGCCTCAGtatctttttttatagaattaacACGGCTGTCTATGGAAACTAGCAAACCTCGAGGCATAAGTGCCTTGTCATAAGGTCGTTGTAACAAGGATGTGGTTCATTTCAATGCCTTGGAGCCAGGCGTCAATCGCTTCCGGCACAAATTATCTGCGAGGATGATCGCCCGTAAGTGGATTGTTATGAAAAACCGTCGCATCGTGAgataacaatttattgtttacattaatgttatttattgttttcattaaatttacgTTTATAGCGTAGTAACAGAGTTTATGTGCATAGGCATAAGCATTACcgtcttaattataattcattttttacGCAGGTATTTCTAAGGAACCCTTATTCATTCAGCCTTTAAAAGGAGCTGCAGCCGACTttcatttttagtttaatttttatgttactaattataattttgtttatgtaattttatatttgtattttaacggtttaatattaagttaaaaatataaagttaattatgCAAATGGTTTAAACGCCTGTCTTATTGTTTTGTCATTCGTGTAGTGTACCGtcgtattatttattgcatgtaatatatgtaatatataaatatatggtaACATTTAAACTTATTCCATAATTTATCGATGTACTGTTGAAGGTTGAAACATGAAAAGCTAAATATAAAATGCCGGCATAGAATAAATTGTcaccgataaaaaaatatacgtcatGGTGCCACTAAGGGTAAAGatcgtaattaaataaaaaataatcgtcGCTACtgatattcataataatattgcaaaaatatatttaagtaagtaataatagatttaagtattttatagtctaatataataaagagaaaaatgatttataattagcaacaattaaaacaacttttcaTCCTATTGTTCatagaatgaaaaaataaacgaaaGGAAAACAAGTTGAAGTAGTCGGTAGTAatcgatagatggcgctgtacacaAATTACATTTCTGAAAgacctttatttaatttaaaactattttattcattaaattatttgtttatttttaacctttAAAAGTGGAAATGTATTTGcgatagtaaaataataaattttgataatattttcaatagaacttaatgttatagtattttcttctgcatcgcggtagtaatatttttctgttactTCGTATATAAGGGAAGCACACAACACGTTTATCGTGTCTATTGAAAAGGAGAGACGGTTAGCACTCCCCTTGACAAGGATGGAACACATGAACGGTTGTATGAGGCTAAACAAATACAACCCACATTTTTTTGAGCATTTAACTTTTAAAGTGaaagtcataatattatgatagtgCTAACATGGTTTTCTTTAGTTTGCCTTGACCATTCTATTACATTCCAAAATACTGTGAGGTATAACGGTTGGATTAATGTTACTAATGAACATCTGATTTTACGGTACATACTCTATTACCGCATGTAATTCTAAtcagttacaaaaataaaatatcaaatatgcTACATATAGAATATTAGGATTACTTACACATCTCTACCAACatatttatctgtatttttttaatttaagtttttgtaattttatcacacattttttatacatgattttagttttatagcaatatattttCCAACATAGTATGCCATGACATAGAAAACCTAGTCATAGTAGGTTAACCACAAATTAATTCGTGAATAAATCTGAAACAATTCTTAAAATAATCTCCAAAGCACCAGGCAAGCATAACTACACGGAGGCTTCCTCAACGATACTATATTTCTTATGGTATTCTTGGTCCTTTTTGGCAGCACCTAAGTAGTGCCATTTTTCCCCATACATCTCAGCATCTTTGCTCATCCTCCTATGATGTTTGGCAGACGCTGAAATTGACAGCCAAGTTATAACAGCATTTTTGCCATACTCTTCTAAATCCATCACACCGTGACTGGACACTACAGTGCCGTCGACTTTTGTCACCAAAATGTGTGGAATGCAGGTGATACCGTGCATAAATTTGAGCGTTAGTACCAGGGGATCATGAAGCTTTAGAGTAAACCAATTCGCTTGTTCGTCGTAACACGATCGCGCCTCCCTTTCGCACTCGTCCATCGGCACGTATATCACTTCGATCGGCatgtttacatatttaacattCTCGTATATTCCGTAGAATTTCTCAATGATGCCATCCTTGTCTACTCCCTTGGCCGTGAAGAGGAGGGCGATAACGTCTGCGTTCTCCATAATCCAATTCCACGGGACAATTTCGTTTCTTTTGTTGTAGATTGTGGCTTCTGCGAGACAGTTGTAAGGTTGCCAGTACTCTTGTGGCGTAGTCATGTTGAAAGCTTTTAAACTTTAAGTTGTAATTCGCTTgtgtcttaattaaataatgcgttttttatttgatttcgacaatatctttttatgtcaGTCATAATCTGACACGTAACTTTTTTTTGAGTTTGGAAACctctttaaatttgtttataccgagtaaaatattttcatcataataatttcatatttaagtatttattctcGAAGTATACAttacagttttacttataaatatttcgcaaagctatgcttagttaaaacacaaattaactcgatcagctgtaagtcaaaacccgccatcttgcctcttaataaggtttcaACTAGGAAACAGGCGATGTTTTTaatagctatttaagcaattcttaaccacctcttaacgctaaaacaaatttataagtatgtatattttaacacttcattAAGTAGTAGCTCctgaaattgtatttataggGCAAATACTGATTCAAATAAACTCTAGGTAGAGCGCCAAAGCATACAACGTAGTTAATCTAGTAGATATAGATATGTAATATGTAGCTTTGTGAAATAATTTCTACAAtctatattgttaaaaaacaaactcacGAGCTCTATATTTAagcaaataaagttattatgttcgacatttttttatacctcACAATGACCGTACACTTTTAACTTCCTTTTTCTCTATATTTACGTCATtctattggtatttttttatccgTGCACGGAAGTGTGACCCCGATGcatctgattgtaagtggagtggggtccagtagaatgtcgactgacgagagatgattaccccttgacagtcgacacaattatgccggcctgttggaaccggatatacacaggctgatcccggaacgcgacacacgtgaaCCACTATGAGTTTTAACACTTTgcgtacggtgatcgctatccaggtggatataaaatatatcctaccactaattTACGAATACATagcttataattatataacaatattaatatattcattaaaacataataagtagGTCAAACGGAATCAGCATAACCTTACGTGACATACTGAATGAACCAGTTAACAGAATGTCGAAGTTGaatgtacttttaattttattcgcaTTCTGAtagtttagtaatattaattctAACATTATGAggaagtttgtgaagatgtttattCGAAGTATGCGCTGacactgctgaacggattttgatgaaatttggcacacaagaGACCATGTCCTTGATTATCAAACTTTCCCAGAAAggcacactataatattttattttgtatgtggGCACGCCAAAGATTGcctgtacttgatggtaagtggagtgggatccaaacAGTATTGACTgataagagatgattaaccctcgcgagtcgacacaattatgccggcctcttttATACTAACCGAACCAGATATACAGGGTGTTCATGAAACGCAACAACGTGTGTTACTATGGTGAATTTAACACCTTATGATGTCAATATTCGCACAGATACAAAATTTAGCATATCAACCTTTTTTCTCGAAATATTCCCAAGGAATTTTGTACCTAGGGGAACTGACCGATGATTCTTAATGTAACGtcattaatgtaataaatccGTCATATAATCCCGGATACAATGCCGGCATTCCCCATGTCGTGACTGTCTGGGATTTGAAACGTGGCATTAACAACAAActgcataattatttatttttctaaggaATAACTTGTTCCGTGTCAAAGTCCCCCGGAATCCAGGATGGATTAAAAATCAGACCgtatacatcatcatcatcagccctcttttactgtaccactgctgggcacgggcctcctctactactgagaggaattaggccttagtccatcacgctggcctagagcggattggtagacttcacacacccttaaaattcctatagacaatttctcaggtatgcaggtttcctcacgatgttttccttcaccgttaaagcgatcgatagttcacaaagaatacacacatattttttttagaaaactcagagatgtgtgcccatggatttgaacctgcggacattcgtcacggcagtacgttccacacccaactaggctatcgccgctttttagaCGGTGTAAGGCATGTAATTTGCCATAAATGTTCTCAATCTTAATCTCCAACGCGatcccgagaatgaaccaatcagtaAATCATTTGTatgcatgtcaaaaaataatcGTTCTGATTGGCTCGTTTTTACGATGGTTTTGATATGTTTGGGACTGTTAAGTTAAGACGATAGTTTGACATTTTTATCAAACCTTATGCTTTTTCATATAGACATTCTAAAACTAGCTTCTGGCCGTGGTTTCGGCTTGCGTAAAAAACAGTTTTtggaatagaaagtagcataaaacattcaaataaacgAATGATAGGAAGgttcaatgatttcttatgtttacgtaattgttaattaaaattaaactatttttttcggattttatcacagtttttatattttaattttctcccgacgcgacgtttcgtAAACAGGAAGATAGGAAGGTTCATACACAGTTGACATAAACAACTGTTAATTTACTATCTAcatctaatataattaaacttctGTTTGTCTAACCTTACAACAATGCAACAGATTgactaaataatacttataatacttatctacccaaaaatcattaatactaatactaataattcTTTGGTTAATTTTTGGATTGGTCTTATAACATgggctattttttatataaaaaatacacggtCCAGCTGAAGTGTGCATAAGATATTGCTTGGGTTACCCAGCAATATCTAGCTAGTTCATCTTATGAACACTTGCAACATGTGCCGCCTTTTTATGTTCACTTGTGAAGTTTTATGTTCTGTTTTCCTTTGCCTgagtgtaataaaattgtgaCACCTCGCACTCTGTATTCACAACCATAAACAACAAAGTCGGCCGAAACAAAGAGTTGTCAACGCCAAAAcagacaaacaaaacaaataataacgtctttatttgcattaaaatgaAGTTCACAATCCCATGTGCACCATTTTGTGACAGCAAAAGCAAGATGGCGCTCCTCCTTTTTTGGATACCGTAAATTGAAttgtaagttataattaatagagTTTGTTTTTGTATGATTAATTGGATAAGTGAGTGATGATTTCGTGCGATGCATAAGGAACGCGACCCAACTCTGTCACTCATACGTGCCCATAATTTTCGAATACCAATAAGTGAAAATCAACTACACTAAAACCGAccttatttctttcttttaagaATGCTTTTGTTTTACATTGTTAAGCAGGTGAGCACTGTTCCCACATTATTAACTGACCATTTAAGTCATTGAATCAGGGAGGTGACCtttgtaaattgaatttaatgtttCGTGATGCAcgatttgaatttttgtttgtttacaggACATTAATAAGAGATGGCGCTACGTGAGAATACAATAAACTAGTTTcgaattttagaataaaataaggaaaaatagaAACCTGAATAAAGATAAgcataaattcaattttttaaccaacttcaggATTAACAGGactgctactttttatcccaatatTTGTGTCACCTGGGAATCGAAATTAGGATTTCTTGACTTATCGCCGTATGTCCAACTTCCCATGCATAAATCTAGTCCCAAAGCCCTTTTATACGTTGCTACTAAACCAAAGACAATTCTTTTATACAGTACGACAaattgatcccactgcacctgatggtaagtggagtggactCGTGGAGTCCAAAGAAAATATCggctgatgagagatgattacccctcggcagtcgacacaattatgccgtcctgcTTAAACCGAATATGCatagatcccggaacgcgacacacatgggccactatggcaagttttaacaaattgtgtacggtggccgctatGCGGACGGCTTAAAATTAGGTTTTAACGAAAATCGAACCCAGAATCACATAGAATCTGGCCAACAAATCGCGGCACAGAAAGTATGgcgacaaattaaaaaatatataccttataACCGCGGGTAAACATCAAGtgactaatgtttttatttaagatcgttaaaataaacaatatttttttataaaaatacaactataAGATAAACTcatctttttaattttcaagggGTTACAAagcgtagatttttttttaatttgccgcTATATTTCAGTAACACGACTCGATGGCCAGACTCTAGCTGTTAGTCGCTGGACCTATGTCGATATTCCCGTGGGAAGACAAAAGATGGTTTAACCAGAACGCTGCAACATGCTCGGCTATGAAAATTAGCTGCCGTCGCGCATGCCCGCGCATTTGAATCTGCTTTAAGCAATCTATTGGTTAATCCATAGTTATTAATCTATTtggatttgtttataaaacatagCATATGTTCGCTTCGAccacgtgaaagagttttccgaaataaaagtgctatatattttcacaaaattgaGGATagctatgtccttcccagggtctcaaactatctccgtacATTTCATAGAGAtccattgggtagtttttgagtttatcaggTTCGGATAGGCAGGgcggtgggggactttgttttatatagaaATAGAGTATAGCTAAGTCCTTCCTAAagtaactatctccataccaaatttcatagagatccattgggtagtttttgggtttatcGTGTTGttgtttttagaactttttaagggaAATAATTCCGCCGCCgtacggtgaaagaaaacatcgtgaggaaacctgcacatctgagaacttctctataggaatttcgaaggtgtgtgaagtctacaaatccgcactaggccagcttggtggactaaggtctaatccctctcagtggtagaggaggcccgtgctcagcagtgggcaagtatataatacagggctgatattattattattaattccgccatacataattgttacataactttaaccgtttacgcaaagTACGCAAGGGAAGCTCACAAAATGGATCAAttccccgtgaccataaaggttgaagtcttcgaaacgtccaaagaaaattataatataaaaccgttaTAAACTCcgaaagatttatttcaatatacagggtcattttgacattgcgttgctaaatgaaaccacatactcgttttcacctttgctgacattgtgccaaaaattatccattaataactaatattttcaccaaaaatcctggttttagttttgtgattttttgatcattttatagattaatgcgaatatggcgtgtgtgtgagtgtatttctgactgaaagtatgatgttgccgctgcgacgtgTTCTcctagagtagtagtagtggctttcaGGGgcgtcaaattaaaattactttttattaatatttattttgttcgaaacttaaactcttttattttacatccatggctcaagtaacttattgtaaagtgttattcccaagtagataagtatgtggtttcatttagtaacgcgatgtcaaaatgaccctgtataattgcTGTTTTTTGAAGTGTTTTCCCATATATGGCACAAACATTGGCTAATCATGCAAACATTTGTCCCACTACAAACGTCTTCGCAGCATGAGAAATTACATTATGATTGGACGCCATTATGGTGTTTGATGACAAAAGAAAGTTTATAATAGCATATGATTTACAAAAATTGTTTACGAAAGTATTTTGCTTGTGAGATTTGTGCCGGACTGGAGAACAAATCATCACGCCTTTTTAAAGGGTAGGTAGACGTATACCAATATTTCGAGAGCCATGAATAAATCtctcctagctgaatttcggccacggcatcCAATCtgaacggagatcagccaagtacgcaggagatatagtgcacaagagtatgtgcaatacacaggtacactctctgttccttcactctcacagtccGGTGCTACGGCTATGCGACATGAacagagagatcaggcgcagtactaacggctttacgtactcACCGAAGCACGGTGGTATCAAactgccaacttcctgacttcgagctACGACTAAATTTTtcagatggaaaaacccagtcacgaTAATTTTTAGCCCAATTCGAACCCAGGCCCGCTGTGCGATAGTCccactcgtaccgcgtacgcattacaaatATCGAGGCAATCAGACGACAGCTACATAACCCATGTAATAGGATGCAAGCTCATTTCCATTTAccttaaaaaaaacgtatttccACCTACACGACCAGCAACGCATCTCTATGCCTTCTAATATTGCAGATGATCATGAACattgatcacttaccatcaggtaaattTCTGTTTCGGAAGACATAGATAGATATCTTTAGCAATACCAATAGATATCTTTAGCAATACCATGTCTACATTCAACAGTCTATTGCTGGATCACTTTAAAGATAACcatgcaaattaatattaacttaaaaaataataataatttaaaaaataattataataatcttttaaattctaaattaataatatgtaagttatGATGCATGCTGTAGTTTACTGTAAGTAGAGAAACACAGCTATCTTCTGCCGTTATACTGCTAcatgtgaaaataatgtaatgtgtgttctctgttgtaaactctcaaaataaataaataaataaaccgtaAGCTCGTTTGcccccattaaaaaaaaacattttatccaACGCGGGGTTTGAACCGGGACCTCAGTGCGATATCTTACCGCGCAGACAATCctccaccaaggcagtcaaattaatatgaactaaacaataaatattcccGTGCCGTAATAAggaaattgttacaaaataattacttcGGCCGTAAACTTGTgcttttaatgtaatattaacatCAATTACTTTGGtaataaagtgtaaaattgtatgagaattgaaattatatttacgtgCTAAAAGAAGCTTTATGTTTGCAGCTTTGCCTAAAAAAGGGGAATTAGCAAATCTATACGAATGTTATAAacatgaagagtttgtttgtttcaacgtGCTAACCTCAGAAACTTTTTCCAGGGATAAAAAGCTATAATATTActtctaagtgctataggctatttttccCGGAAAAATTTTCCACCGGGCAAAACCGCGAGCACTAGCTATATATCAATTGGAAACCTTTTCGCGAAActcaaattatattaacataataatattatcagctctACATTACATACTGTAGTTCTGAGCTCAGGAATTCTCAAatactgagagagtttaggccttagttcaacACGCTGGCCGATTGACACTtcgcagacttcacatacctccgAAATTCTTATgtagaaaactttatttttcgtCATCATTAAACcaagcaataattataaatttcaaaaacatgaatatttacattaacaGTCATATTGTTTTCTTCGAAATTATTCGTCTCATGTACAAAAGTATTGAttagttttttaaatctttatcatCCCTATACAAAAGGAGGCATGGCAGTTCTTGGAGGAACCCTTCACCTAAAACGGCTTCTTGAGCATTcataaaaaatgacaatataatattatccgattttatcaattttaattgatataatttaattttgtttcatttacaTCATACACAATTCTGATGCCCTGGTACTTGAACTATTAGAATcctttcaaattatttttatagtcgtAAAACTGTTCTATTACCTGAAGCTATCAGTCAAGCTTGAACCTGGGGTCAGCccctattataaataagaaataccATTACCGCCAGGCAATTTTTCACCATCACACGTCACTTTGAAAACAGTTTGTATCGGAAACCAGACCTTAAACGCTAGGTTAGGGACagacatttttaaattggtCTAGACTCATAAAAACTGACCAATTTGACGTTCTTATTAAAGTTCGGGATGGAAGCAGGTATGATGTAAATTTCATGGAATTAGGGGTAAGTTGGTGTTGCTTAATCTAATTCTTAGGAGTCTAAAGTTCCGAAACCCCTTTTGTGAGTTAAACAATTTCTCTGAAAACATTATTGGGAAGGCTGCGGTAgtatatattagttttttattttaatattgataacCAGCCAGTATTGgactgaaatataaataaaaaaatgctttatatttcTTGCaagagtttaaatataaatatttttatatcctacGTTACTTACTGTCcctctgctgggcacaggcctcgtCTACTGAgagggccttagtccaccacgctgtagtgcggattggtagacttcacacaccctcaaaattcctatgaaaacttctcaggtatgcaattTTTCTCagaatgttttccttcaccattaaagcaagcatTTACAAAGAATCCTATGTTACGCAAACAATTAGTAATATTAAGATTAcagttgattataaaataagaaaaaaatgtttaatacacATGAACCGATgtaagcaattttaataaaaacattgactCACGCATAACTCTACTTAAACATCACATTATAAAGGCGTGTTTATAAGTCAACCGGGATCAGCTATTTATAGACTAAGGTCCAATTATCCTTGTGATGTGACaggtgtaaaattaaaaagggaaTAAAATAGCATGCTTTTTGTGTAGGGGCATTATTTATCTTACAGACTTGCGCTTTTTATAGGGCTGGTGACTTTgtagttattaagttttttcaTTCGATCATCGGTCTAGGTGAGTTTGGACTAGATGAGGCTGtgctaaatttaaaacataaaaataaacgtaggttttttttaaaccccGCGGTCAAACAGAAacccgcgaatgggatactggaatcctccAACTTAGCGACTACAGGGTCCAGGAAAGTTAgaaggggatagctgggaagaaAGTATGGGGAAAGGATGAGGAAACGTCTTAGGATGGTAGGAGAAGCCTAGGAACTGTTCGTGAGCCCTTacaggcctcaatgtgaattggcaagcATGAGGTATACACGGTTAGCTGTGTGCTAGAGccgcatgggcgtgcattcg from Manduca sexta isolate Smith_Timp_Sample1 chromosome 4, JHU_Msex_v1.0, whole genome shotgun sequence encodes:
- the LOC115444471 gene encoding uncharacterized protein LOC115444471, with product MTTPQEYWQPYNCLAEATIYNKRNEIVPWNWIMENADVIALLFTAKGVDKDGIIEKFYGIYENVKYVNMPIEVIYVPMDECEREARSCYDEQANWFTLKLHDPLVLTLKFMHGITCIPHILVTKVDGTVVSSHGVMDLEEYGKNAVITWLSISASAKHHRRMSKDAEMYGEKWHYLGAAKKDQEYHKKYSIVEEASV